In Lycium ferocissimum isolate CSIRO_LF1 chromosome 3, AGI_CSIRO_Lferr_CH_V1, whole genome shotgun sequence, the genomic window AACCGATGCAGCCACCCTCGGTCATAATCGTCTTCGGGGTCGATCAGGCTTCGACTTCCCCTCGGAACCATATGAACGATTCCCCCTCGGATCACCCgaggtatatatatgtgaagaaaatggtcAAGGGTGAAGGCGACCCCGGCCACATTAGCCAACTTCTCGATACAATACACAAGTCTCCAGACCTGTGGGGTGACCTGCCCGATACATATCTGATAACGGCGATAAAAGTCCTCGATCACTCGATGAACAGGGAGAGTGAACCCTATGACAAAAGGATACGTGTATGACAACGAGTAATCGACAATGTGGTGATTAATTTTCACACCGTCCTCAACAGGGCGAACATCAACATCTGCGCCTAAGTGGCAATCTTCTCTGACTACGGTAATGGCGCCGTCATCAATACAAGATTCAAATTTCTCCACCGAATCAAAATGGTGACGTATTTTGCATTCGTTCGTATAGATAAGACCCGACGGGAGGATACTAGAATTAAGAGATTCTAGCCCCGGGTCAGAACCACCGGCTCCCGTTGATGATGTAAACGAGTGTTGATCTTCACCTTGAATCAGTAATGGAACGTGAGCCATGTTCGTGGCAGGTTTTCTTTTAACAGTGAACAGTCACACCTTGATGAAGGAAGATTGAAAATTCGAGGATTACCGCAAGCTCAATTCGGGAATCGCAGAAAGTTTTTAAGGAGGAACAAGGTGAGATTGGAAGAAGTGCAGATGCatggaaaagaagaagacatGGGCTTTATATAGAAAAAGAATCAAGAGGTCCTGTAGCGTATCAAAGACTCTGACACAAGGGGGATTCCCAAAAAGATTTGGCGGCTGGGTAATGATGACCTAGCATCTGGCAGAGTGAGATTCTGATTGGAAGGTCTTGTCCTAGGTAATTGGAGGCGGTCGTTCGGCTTTATTTGGGTCCATTCCCCGCCGTCAGTAATTTACCTAAGGAAATGGGGGGGAGGGGGCAACTATCTGTATATGGGTAAAATCGAGGACACGGTACGCTCGGTTTCCCGTTGTCATGATTATGCTCGGATACGATACGACCGGACTATCGGGAACGAGGCATCGAGCTCTATCGGGGATGAGGCGATAAAGGAATGGCAGTTAACTGCCATAAGGagaagaccgaaatatccgccctcaGCCGGATCTTTCGGCGTCGATCTCGGTAACAGCTGTCaccatatttcttttctttatttagaattgtactagggttgggactcctctactatataaagggaGGTTCCCAACCATTAAGAGGTTGGCAACAGAAAGACAGAGAGAGttgatatcaataatcataagaatcCTTTAAAACCATTCCCATCTGTTCTTAAGTTCATTTGTTAATCGTGTAAGTATCTAACAGAAGGTATCGACCTCGGTTTCTATACCCGAGGCCAGATATACTTAATTGTCGATCAGATCTGCTTCTCTATGCATTTATTGGCTTGTCTCGCAATTTAAGCCTGAATTGAATTTAGCcacatatctttggcatcacgcataaatttaattgttctccgttttaaggttaaacaaaGATACCACAATAATCATGTATGCTGAGCTGGTGGAAATTGTACCACGGGAACTCAAGTTCATATGTGAGTTTTTCCATATCCTAGTTACTTCTGCTTAATTATGTCCAGATGCATGAGAgttagtttgaaaaaaaaaaaatcaacagaaAATAGTGAGTTTGAACAGTGCAATCATATCGAGTACAACTTAATTAGACCGAAGCATTCATATGGATTAGAGACGGATTTAATTATTCTAACAAGCGTTATTGACAAATGAAACAGAggcttttggtttgatttgCACTTATTCTAGAATGGTGTGGTGGTGCTAATGGTGGCAAAGGTTGTGGAGGGGAGGAGATGGTAGTGGTGGAAGAAGGGGAAGACAGGGGTAAATGGGTTGGGGTGGTGAGGTGGCCTAGTGTGGTGTCCACCTCACCGAGTTGACAGTGTCACGTCATATCTCATGGCCATcatggacaattttaattgagaaggggtatatttgaacccaaagtataacggaggggtatatttgaacctaAAGTATAAcaggaagggtatatttggactcaaagtataacgaggggtatatttaacccttttctgatagtataggggtatatttgacccttttccgtaaaaTAAAATACACCTAAAACGCCGCGGAATTTAGAATCACCTTCAGTTATGATGATTAAAGTGCAAAGATAATATTGTAATACCACAAATAAAATCTGAATCATAAATGATGGAGAGAGAATTTTTAAGACTGTTTCTAGCGAAATCAAAATAATTTGCATGCTTAAATAACTAATCAGTAATACAATTAGCTAGGTTTTTATCCTTCCCATAAAGTATACTACTCCATAAGTTAAGAGTCCAATCTTATTTTAATACCTATAATAAAAACCAAATAGTAATTGTGCGCCACATGCACTTTCATATTCGTAAAAGAAGTATCCGAAACAATCAACGTAGAGCAAAGCAAAATCACATTATAGGTCTAACAACATTGATTCTCCTAACATGACCCTATACTGAAGTCGGGaggatctatatatatatatatatattaggtattttttttttatgcttcatatatatatatatatatatatatatatatatatatatatatatatatatatatatatatatataaaattatactgTATAAAATTTGACTTTGTGAATCCAACTTTTGGCCTTGAATAAAGaaacttgtcattttttgtCTAAGGACAAAGACGGAAAAAACTAGTGAATATATGCATTGGTATCCTAAgctgacacttattatgagataattttttttggctaaagtAATACTTATTGTGGGATGGAGAAAGTAATTGTAAgggtaaaacatgaaaaaagaaTACTTATGTTTTTCTCTTGATACGTTTAAAAGTGACAAGTACTAAATTAAAAGTGAAAGTATATTTTACCATagtgaataaataaaagtgaaaggATGGAATAATTTGATTTCCATTTTTATCATTCGAATTCTACACGCGGTTAACTCATGGTAAGAATATTATCCTTTTAGTGGAccctaggggtgtacaaagtaaaccgacaaactgCACCAAActgataaaccgagtcaaaccgagaaaaaaacccgactagtggtttggtttggtgttggaaaaaaaaaccggaccataattggtttggtttggttttaactaaaaaaagtcaaaccgaaccaaaccaacccaacATTAAatgtattcaaattttaaaatattttatacataaaaatatttatttgtaatgtaatttataaatatttcttaaattttttcatagttctttaactattatcatactattcaagcttgaacttcgaattttgaatgtcaataagttttatatcctatggatgttagtaactcaaataaagtctcaaataaagtccaaaccaaaactaactcaacactaatgctaacaaaagaaattcaatttaccactaggaatgacaataatgttggatatctattctttagttttgcataatttatttagagagtgaaaaaacataacttaagttttatttctttgtcatgtaattaatacttattttagcattacttagtatttttagattatggtcattttctttatggcttgttaattagcaatatttattttgaccgaatttattagcttttgttgaatattttaatacaatgtcatcactcttctcacattttgtgttattttcttaagaaacaccttaattatatagttgtatcttactagaactaaagaaatatttgaagtaaaagttatatgttttgtatcaagactattccgaaaaaaaacccgaaaaacccgagaaaacccaaggttgaaaaacccgaattttattggtttggtttggtgtataaattaaaaaacccgacgcaattggtttggtttggcgtttaaaaaatccgaaccaacccggtccatgtacacccctagtggACCCTATACAACGCAAAGTTAAAGTAGTCGGATCAATAAAtttctaattctttaaatttATTCCCTctatttcataataagtgatgTTTTTAGCTTATGTACATCCTTTAAGAAATTGCttacttcaaaaaaattatgagtatttTTACTAATTTACCCCTAAGTAATGcctggaaaaagaaaagatatttaatgattcttgattataaataagggtaattttggaagaataagattaatttcttcttgaaatcctaaaacatcacttattttgaaacaaaatgaaaagcctaaaataccgcttattatggaatggagggagtactataaTAGCTGTGTAATTAAGCAGGGGCGGAGTCAGCCCTTCGGGTGTGGGTTCGGCTGAACTGAGTAGCTTTTGTCCGAataatatatttgtattaaaaattttgtcaaatatgaacaaattattaattaagaatcCAGTAATTTTGAAGAATTAGAAATCCgaacccataaattttaaatcctGATTCCGTCTCCCTAATTAACAGTgctaaaaataagccataaataAGTTTGGTGGGTGCGTGAGACGTGTGAGCATGGCATATTCATAGGCTGCTGTTGCAATTAATTTCTTCAGTACTCTCAGTCGACTATTAGATTGGCAATATGTGTCCATTTCATATGAAAATCTCTTTCCTAGAAGAGTGTGTTACATTGattacgtatttcatgcttttaaaatgcAGTTCCTTGAATGGAGAATACCAGCTCAAATAGTACTCCACTCAGTACTACAATTTCCAACGTCCTCCGTTGAGTAAGTAGCAACACTAGGTTGTACATGTTGCCATTAATGAAAACGAAAATGTAATTTCCCAGAAAAGCATTCAAGACTCAGGTGATtgagtgtttcaactttcaagtaCCAATTCTAGGTTGTACAACATCCTCGAGGATAATAACATAACAGCAATAAAAACATACAATTCATGTAAGAAAGTGAGAGTGAAACAGATTTATTAATTTACACCATGCACTATATTATAGTACTCACATTTTAATTTGTCTCTTactcctttttaaaaaaattagttagaACAAGAATATTATGTGTTCATATGAGTAAGTTTTTAATTTCAACATTTTCATTTAACCCTTAATGGCATTTCTTCTAACTGGATGCCCTTGTTTTTAATGTCAGAAGATTCAGTGAATACTTTTGACATgttatacacatctttaatttaaaaataataatttttaaatttttctttataattttaaatatatctTAATGGAACTAAACCACATAAAATTAAACAGAGGTAGATAATTTAAAAAGTAGGCTACCAAAATTAATTAACTAGATAAAGAGAAGAACATAAAAGAATAGTAAAAGCTTTCGGTGCTGGGATCATAGTCTTAACAAATCCTAACGTGGTACTTGAAAAGTCCTACACGTATTGACTAAAATTGACTTTATAGCCAAATAATGCACCTCCCTACTTACACATATGCATACCCTCGAAAAGCATTATAGAATTTAACCTCAACCACCAACTAATTCTCTCACTCCTCCATTGGCCGGCCattaattattttgttcctGCTTTCCCTCTATAAATAGCCTAAGGTCTCACTAGCTTTTGCACCCAACACTTGAGCAAATACATTTGTAATATCCTCCAATTCACTACTTCCTCATACTTTCCTCATTTGTTTCATCTTCtctaattttctttattaagaATGGAAATGGTTGGAAAGATTGCATGTTTTGTGGTTTTGTGGATGGTGGTGGTTGCACCTCATGCAGAGGCAATGACTTGCGGCCAGGTTCAGTCTGGCTTGGCACCCTGCCTCCCTTATCTACAGGGTCGCGGCCCTCTTGGAGGCTGTTGTGGCGGAGTTAAAGGTCTGTTGGGTGCTGCCAAGACCCCAGCGGACCGCAAGACAGCATGCACTTGCCTGAAATCAGCTGCTAATGCTATTAAGGGCATTGATGCTGGCAAAGCTGCTGGTCTCCCTGGTGCTTGTGGCGTTAACATTCCTTACAAGATCAGTCCCTCCACTGACTGCTCCAAGTACGttaattttttactttcttccttTACTTGAGGTTATCTCCTATACATTTACAAATGTAAAGTGTTTTTATACGATGAGATTTAATTGATCTTAGTACAAAAACACGATCTATGTCAAGCCTATATAGTACCAGAAAAATAAAGTAATCTTTCTTAGTTATAACTGATTAAATTGCACTGataatttaaaaacattttaataTATAGAGTAATCTTTCTTAGTTACTATAACATAAAACTCTGTTTTGTCATCCTTAAACTTTCTGTTATTGCTGGAAGTGTTAAGTCACTTGAAAGTGTAATAACATAGTACTATTTTGTGACAGAATGAATGATTTCTACTACAAATATTGTCGTCTAACATGTTACAGAAGGATGTAAACACCCCTACTATCAATTAAAGTAAATTGAATAAAGCAGTTACACTAACAGTAGTAAATTAGAAACTTCATATGATAATGCTTgctatattattttttcttaacaTAAATTGGCTGATAAGTGAGAAGATTATTCTACGTATATAGCCAGCAATTTACTTGGTTAATGGTGGTTTGATGTGACAATGCAGGGTCCAGTAAGGTTGATGAAAGATCATTTTCACTGAACAATCTGAAAGTAGCTAGCGCATCATGAGGAGTTGAATAAAATGGATCGAGTTTGGTCCTGCTTATGgatctatttttcttttgtgtctTTTGGAGTCATAGTCAGAGTCTTGTAATGAAACTTCGGCGTTTGATTGTATCACAATCCGATCTTTCATAATACATACTACTATCCTCTTTATTTCAATGTCTATCCCACGGTTTCCTTCTCCCCGTTCTCCCTTTTTTTGATTTACTTAAACTTTCATCCCTTGATAATCAGACTAAAATCATTTACAGAATCAGTGCTTAAAAACTTTCATCCCTTGGACTAAAATCATTTAATAGGCTAATAGTGCTTACGATTAATTAAACATGAGTTGGTAATCTTGAACAAGAGAATAGTGATATTGGAATATGATAAATTACAGTACTGATGGATGCATAGACCATACTATGTCTCGTGAGATATATATTCCTAAAACAGAATACTATCAAAGAGTTCGCATATACTTACTTATATGCTGTACAACAAATTAATGTAAAAAAAGACAAAAGTAATAATCAGAGTGTAACTGAAATGAATGTTGAGAAAGAAGAGCTAGCTAGTCCGGATGAATATTATTTTGCCCCAAGGCATATTCAGAGTCAGAACTCTGATAGATTTTGCATTCactagaaaaaacaaaaa contains:
- the LOC132049806 gene encoding non-specific lipid-transfer protein 2-like, with protein sequence MEMVGKIACFVVLWMVVVAPHAEAMTCGQVQSGLAPCLPYLQGRGPLGGCCGGVKGLLGAAKTPADRKTACTCLKSAANAIKGIDAGKAAGLPGACGVNIPYKISPSTDCSKVQ